Proteins from a genomic interval of Scomber scombrus chromosome 11, fScoSco1.1, whole genome shotgun sequence:
- the mtf2 gene encoding metal-response element-binding transcription factor 2 isoform X2 — protein MRDSGVVDHLSVHQRAHPQRQQQALSLSHTSLSARVEYGEDDMSERFTEGQDVLARWSDGLFYLGTITKIDRDKQRCFVVFEDRSKSWVLWKDIQTGDEDEEDDEDDDIACSICQDETSDEPNEIVICDKCGQGYHQLCHSPIIDATVIDSDEKWLCSECELTAISKRGSAHRRGVNAKAFLQQEHHQQHMELHLSLPYTLNELVWDQGHKTNIQQCYCYCGGPGDWYLKMLQCNRCQQWFHEACLHCLQMPMLYGDRFYLFICSVCNGGPEYVSRLPLRWEDVTHLSLYNLSVIHKKKYFDSEMDLMTYINDKWEMLQLGELAKTPRSERYENVLEALNNNSSMFMSGKEVKKKKHLFGLRIRFPPAPPNSDEPTSRVMERASHEITIKGCKSNKALAGMRTCSTLTNGTEKKTKKKKRKQGTRSLEALAKPRRSSELLSQELRKPLPLESHSLDHLTSIKSDRSLLSSRTSDVESIGALSTTETTSTSISRQSSLCSSSKTRTTACIMPVSPPPLKRKRGRPRRALQPPNPEIPPPRHADPNPTATEMLSALPGLHSTDIVHGMDPNSQLSHLKSSISSYFGAAGRLACGEKYKVLARRVTLDGKVQYLVEWEGVTAS, from the exons ATGAG AGACTCAGGGGTTGTggatcacctgtctgtccatcagAGAGCCCACCCCCAGCGGCAGCAGCAGGCTCTTTCCTTGTCCCACACAAGCCTTTCTGCTAGGGTGGAGTATGGAGAGGACGACATGTCTGAAAGGTTCACAGAGGGACAGGACGTCTTGGCCCGGTGGTCAGATGGCTTGTTCTACTTGGGGACGATCACAAAG ATAGATCGGGACAAGCAGCgatgctttgttgtttttgaagatCGCTCAAAGTCTTGGGTTCTCTGGAAGGATATTCAGACAG gagatgaagatgaagaggatgatgaggacGATGACATTGCATGCTCCATATGCCAGGATGAAACTTCAGACGAACCCAATGAGATCGTCATATGTGACAAGTGTGGACAAG GCTACCATCAGCTATGCCACTCCCCAATCATTGATGCCACCGTCATTGACTCCGATGAAAAGTGGCTTTGCTCAGAGTGTGAGCTCACTGCTATATCTAAG AGGGGCAGTGCACATAGGAGGGGAGTGAATGCTAAAGCCTTTCTGCAACAGGAGCATCATCAGCAACACATGGAGCTGCACCTGTCCCTCCCATACACCCTGAACGAGCTGGTGTGGGACCAAGGCCACAAGACTAACATCCAGCAGTGCTACTGCTACTGTGGAGGTCCAGGAGA cTGGTATCTGAAGATGCTGCAGTGTAACAGGTGTCAGCAGTGGTTCCATGAGGCTTGTCTTCATTGCTTACAGATGCCCATGCTCTATGGAGATAG gttttatctgtttatttgttcCGTTTGCAATGGTGGACCAGAGTATGTCAGCCGACTGCCTCTCAGATG GGAGGATGTCACACACCTGAGCCTGTACAACTTGAGTGTGATCCACAAGAAGAAGTACTTTGACTCTGAGATGGACCTGATGACTTACATCAATGATAAATGGGAGATGCTGCAGCTGGGGGAG CTTGCCAAGACTCCAAGATCAGAGCGATATGAAAATGTCCTGGAGGCgttaaacaacaacagcagcat GTTTATGTCAGGAAAGgaggtaaagaaaaagaagcatctGTTTGGGCTGAGGATCCGTttccctcctgctcctcccaACTCTGATGAGCCAACCAGCAGAGTGATGGAGCGGGCTTCACATGAGATCACGATCAAGGGATGCAAGTCTAACAAAGCCCTGGCAGGCATGAG AACTTGCAGTACTTTAACGAATGgcacagagaagaagacaaagaagaaaaagaggaagcaaGGAACTCGCTCTCTGGAGGCCCTGGCCAAACCACGACGCTCCAGTGAACTTTTgtcccag GAACTAAGAAAGCCTCTACCACTAGAGTCCCACTCCTTGGATCACTTAACCTCCATCAA GAGTGACAGATCTTTACTGTCGTCTCGAACCTCAGATGTGGAATCTATAGGAGCCCTGAGCACCACAGAAACTACCTCAACTAGCATTTCAAGACAGTCCAG CCTCTGTAGCTCCAGCAAGACTCGCACCACAGCCTGCATCATGCCTGTTTCCCCTCCACCCTTAAAAAGGAAACGTGGGCGGCCACGACGGGCGCTGCAGCCCCCAAACCCGGAGATCCCCCCTCCCAGACACGCAGACCCAAACCCCACTGCCACAGAGATGCTGAGTGCTCTGCCGGGGCTGCACTCCACAGACATAGTTCATGGCATGGACCCCAACAGTCAGCTCTCCCACCTTAAGAGCTCCATCAGCAGCTATTTCGGAGCAGCAGGGAGGCTTGCTTGTGGGGAAAAGTACAAAGTCCTGGCTCGGCGGGTGACCCTGGACGGCAAGGTCCAGTACCTGGTGGAATGGGAAGGAGTCACCGCCTCCTAG
- the mtf2 gene encoding metal-response element-binding transcription factor 2 isoform X1, with the protein MPPLISFVMVNVCLSLFHHSPFSRFSRDSGVVDHLSVHQRAHPQRQQQALSLSHTSLSARVEYGEDDMSERFTEGQDVLARWSDGLFYLGTITKIDRDKQRCFVVFEDRSKSWVLWKDIQTGDEDEEDDEDDDIACSICQDETSDEPNEIVICDKCGQGYHQLCHSPIIDATVIDSDEKWLCSECELTAISKRGSAHRRGVNAKAFLQQEHHQQHMELHLSLPYTLNELVWDQGHKTNIQQCYCYCGGPGDWYLKMLQCNRCQQWFHEACLHCLQMPMLYGDRFYLFICSVCNGGPEYVSRLPLRWEDVTHLSLYNLSVIHKKKYFDSEMDLMTYINDKWEMLQLGELAKTPRSERYENVLEALNNNSSMFMSGKEVKKKKHLFGLRIRFPPAPPNSDEPTSRVMERASHEITIKGCKSNKALAGMRTCSTLTNGTEKKTKKKKRKQGTRSLEALAKPRRSSELLSQELRKPLPLESHSLDHLTSIKSDRSLLSSRTSDVESIGALSTTETTSTSISRQSSLCSSSKTRTTACIMPVSPPPLKRKRGRPRRALQPPNPEIPPPRHADPNPTATEMLSALPGLHSTDIVHGMDPNSQLSHLKSSISSYFGAAGRLACGEKYKVLARRVTLDGKVQYLVEWEGVTAS; encoded by the exons ATGCCACCTCTCATTTCATTCGTTATGGTAAATGTATGTCTCTCCCTTTTCCACCACTCCCCTTTCTCCCGGTTTTCCAGAGACTCAGGGGTTGTggatcacctgtctgtccatcagAGAGCCCACCCCCAGCGGCAGCAGCAGGCTCTTTCCTTGTCCCACACAAGCCTTTCTGCTAGGGTGGAGTATGGAGAGGACGACATGTCTGAAAGGTTCACAGAGGGACAGGACGTCTTGGCCCGGTGGTCAGATGGCTTGTTCTACTTGGGGACGATCACAAAG ATAGATCGGGACAAGCAGCgatgctttgttgtttttgaagatCGCTCAAAGTCTTGGGTTCTCTGGAAGGATATTCAGACAG gagatgaagatgaagaggatgatgaggacGATGACATTGCATGCTCCATATGCCAGGATGAAACTTCAGACGAACCCAATGAGATCGTCATATGTGACAAGTGTGGACAAG GCTACCATCAGCTATGCCACTCCCCAATCATTGATGCCACCGTCATTGACTCCGATGAAAAGTGGCTTTGCTCAGAGTGTGAGCTCACTGCTATATCTAAG AGGGGCAGTGCACATAGGAGGGGAGTGAATGCTAAAGCCTTTCTGCAACAGGAGCATCATCAGCAACACATGGAGCTGCACCTGTCCCTCCCATACACCCTGAACGAGCTGGTGTGGGACCAAGGCCACAAGACTAACATCCAGCAGTGCTACTGCTACTGTGGAGGTCCAGGAGA cTGGTATCTGAAGATGCTGCAGTGTAACAGGTGTCAGCAGTGGTTCCATGAGGCTTGTCTTCATTGCTTACAGATGCCCATGCTCTATGGAGATAG gttttatctgtttatttgttcCGTTTGCAATGGTGGACCAGAGTATGTCAGCCGACTGCCTCTCAGATG GGAGGATGTCACACACCTGAGCCTGTACAACTTGAGTGTGATCCACAAGAAGAAGTACTTTGACTCTGAGATGGACCTGATGACTTACATCAATGATAAATGGGAGATGCTGCAGCTGGGGGAG CTTGCCAAGACTCCAAGATCAGAGCGATATGAAAATGTCCTGGAGGCgttaaacaacaacagcagcat GTTTATGTCAGGAAAGgaggtaaagaaaaagaagcatctGTTTGGGCTGAGGATCCGTttccctcctgctcctcccaACTCTGATGAGCCAACCAGCAGAGTGATGGAGCGGGCTTCACATGAGATCACGATCAAGGGATGCAAGTCTAACAAAGCCCTGGCAGGCATGAG AACTTGCAGTACTTTAACGAATGgcacagagaagaagacaaagaagaaaaagaggaagcaaGGAACTCGCTCTCTGGAGGCCCTGGCCAAACCACGACGCTCCAGTGAACTTTTgtcccag GAACTAAGAAAGCCTCTACCACTAGAGTCCCACTCCTTGGATCACTTAACCTCCATCAA GAGTGACAGATCTTTACTGTCGTCTCGAACCTCAGATGTGGAATCTATAGGAGCCCTGAGCACCACAGAAACTACCTCAACTAGCATTTCAAGACAGTCCAG CCTCTGTAGCTCCAGCAAGACTCGCACCACAGCCTGCATCATGCCTGTTTCCCCTCCACCCTTAAAAAGGAAACGTGGGCGGCCACGACGGGCGCTGCAGCCCCCAAACCCGGAGATCCCCCCTCCCAGACACGCAGACCCAAACCCCACTGCCACAGAGATGCTGAGTGCTCTGCCGGGGCTGCACTCCACAGACATAGTTCATGGCATGGACCCCAACAGTCAGCTCTCCCACCTTAAGAGCTCCATCAGCAGCTATTTCGGAGCAGCAGGGAGGCTTGCTTGTGGGGAAAAGTACAAAGTCCTGGCTCGGCGGGTGACCCTGGACGGCAAGGTCCAGTACCTGGTGGAATGGGAAGGAGTCACCGCCTCCTAG
- the gfi1aa gene encoding growth factor independent 1A transcription repressor a, which translates to MPRSFLVRSKRAHSYHQPRNLDDGYSKLDTILAHVCAENKSQVEFESSLEPQEDVSAGADRLSPGSGLLSPRSLSSSSPLSSGGSVCDRSSDLDFWRPPSPSSSPDSEKCSTPAAEDSRHLSTPPFPLAWTAYSGSELRHLVQGSYHHHHHHNHLQAHRKSHSSVSLYGAKDSGSEPLYAQRGPEAGCYQDFSPTAHQICRMRDADELYLDVKQKPHGLDIKNERDFVCSNLEANDSYKCIKCCKVFSTPHGLEVHVRRSHSGTRPFECGICGKTFGHAVSLDQHRAVHSQERSFSCKICGKSFKRSSTLSTHLLIHSDTRPYPCQYCGKRFHQKSDMKKHTFIHTGEKPHKCQVCGKAFSQSSNLITHSRKHTGFKPFGCDLCGKGFQRKVDLRRHKETQHGLK; encoded by the exons ATGCCGAGGTCTTTCCTGGTGAGGAGTAAACGGGCCCACAGCTACCACCAGCCCCGGAACCTAGACGATGGCTACAGCAAACTGGACACTATTCTGGCTCATGTGTGCGCAG AGAACAAATCTCAGGTGGAGTTTGAGTCCAGCTTAGAGCCCCAGGAGGATGTGAGCGCCGGCGCTGACAGGCTGTCCCCCGGGTCCGGCCTGCTGTCTCCGAGGTCGCTGTCCTCCAGCTCCCCGCTGAGCAGCGGAGGCAGCGTGTGTGATCGATCCTCCGACCTTGATTTCTGGCGTCCCCCGTCTCCCTCCTCATCTCCAG ATTCAGAGAAATGCTCCACTCCAGCAGCGGAGGACAGTCGCCACCTCAGCACGCCGCCTTTTCCTTTAGCCTGGACAGCATACTCCGGCTCTGAACTGAGGCATCTGGTTCAGGGGtcctaccaccaccaccaccaccacaaccaccTACAGGCCCACAGGAAGTCTCACTCATCTGTCAGCCTCTACGGTGCAAAGGACAGCGGCTCAGAGCCCCTTTACGCACAGCGCGGCCCCGAGGCAGGATGCTACCAAGATTTTTCGCCAACGGCCCACCAAATCTGCAGGATGCGGGATGCAGACGAGCTATATTTGGATGTAAAGCAGAAGCCCCACGGGTTGGATATCAAGAACGAGAGAGATTTTGTCTGCTCTAATCTCGAAGCAAATGATTCATACAAGTGCATTAAATGTTGCAAG GTTTTCTCCACACCTCACGGTTTGGAGGTTCATGTGCGGCGGTCACATAGTGGGACGCGGCCTTTTGAGTGCGGGATCTGTGGTAAAACCTTCGGACATGCAGTGAGCCTGGATCAGCACAGGGCGGTCCACTCACAG GAGAGGAGCTTCAGCTGTAAAATCTGCGGGAAAAGTTTCAAGCGCTCCTCCACACTGTCCACGCACCTGCTCATCCATTCGGACACGAGGCCTTATCCGTGCCAGTATTGCGGGAAGAGGTTCCACCAAAAATcagacatgaaaaaacacactttcatccacacag GTGAGAAGCCTCACAAGTGCCAGGTATGCGGGAAGGCCTTCAGTCAGAGCTCCAACCTCATCACGcacagcagaaaacacacaggctTCAAACCTTTCGGCTGCGACCTGTGCGGTAAAGGTTTCCAGAGGAAAGTGGATCTGAGGAGACATAAGGAGACGCAGCACGGACTGAAATGA
- the rpl5a gene encoding 60S ribosomal protein L5a, protein MGFVKVVKSKAYFKRYEVKFRRRREGKTDFFARKRLVVQDKNKYNTPKYRMIVRFSNRDICCQIAYAKIEGDQIVCASYSHELPKYGITVGLTNYAAAYCTGLLLARRLLHKFGMDQVYDGQVEVTGDEFNVESVDGQPGAFTCYLDAGLARTTTGNKVFGALKGAVDGGLAIPHSLKRFPGYDTESKEFNAEVHRKHIMGMNVADYMSYLMEEDEDAYKKQFSRFIKNGVTPDAVEEMYKKAHAAIRANPVHEKKPKKEIKKKRWNRAKLSLAQRKDRVAQKKASFLRAQEQEEGDG, encoded by the exons ATG GGTTTCGTGAAGGTGGTGAAGAGCAAGGCCTACTTCAAGAGATATGAAGTCAAATTTAGGCGAAGGAGAG AGGGCAAAACTGACTTCTTTGCCCGCAAACGCCTGGTGGTGCAGGACAAGAACAAGTACAACACACCTAAGTACAGGATGATCGTCAGGTTCTCGAACAGGGACATCTGCTGCCAG ATTGCCTATGCAAAGATCGAAGGAGACCAGATCGTGTGTGCCTCTTACTCCCATGAGCTGCCCAAATACGGAATCACTGTAGGCCTTACAAACTACGCTGCGGCCTACTGCACCGGGCTGCTGTTGGCTCGCCGG CTGTTGCACAAGTTTGGCATGGACCAGGTGTACGATGGGCAGGTGGAGGTGACGGGGGATGAGTTCAATGTGGAGAGTGTGGACGGTCAGCCGGGTGCCTTCACCTGTTACCTGGATGCGGGCCTGGCCAGAACCACCACAGGGAACAAGGTGTTCGGAGCGCTGAAGGGCGCGGTGGACGGAGGGCTGGCTATTCCTCACAG TCTAAAACGTTTCCCCGGTTACGACACGGAGAGCAAAGAGTTCAATGCAGAGGTTCACCGAAAACACATCATGGGCATGAACGTGGCCGACTACATGTCTTACCTGatggaggaggacgaggacgCCTACAAGAAACAGTTCTCCCGCTTCATCAAGAACGGAGTCACACCAGACGCG gtagaggaaatgtacaaaaaagcACACGCCGCCATCAGAGCAAATCCCGTACACGAAAAGAAACCCAAAAAAGAGATCAAGAAGAAGAG GTGGAATCGCGCCAAGTTATCTCTGGCACAGAGGAAGGACCGCGTCGCCCAGAAAAAGGCCAGCTTCTTACGAGcacaagaacaagaagaagggGACGGTTAG
- the dipk1aa gene encoding divergent protein kinase domain 1A — protein MAKGLFPRAWVKKSFYFQARISFVRVKYLFLTWLTVLVGSWVLYVQYSAYTELCRGHECKNAICDKYRRGIIDGSACRSLCDKETLYMSRCLSTQPNNQVYTGSWGDHDGIIRCKLGEVVHYELGEELEPRREAPVFDKPTRGTSVEKFREMVFNHLKSKLGEQANLASLVSQILSVADGNKDGRVSLPEARSTWALLQMDEVLLGLLLQDRGHTPRLLGYCGDLYMTERVPYGPLYGLSLPWPLVSWVPSGVQRTIDQWFTPSWPRKAKISMGLLELVEDIFHGTYGSFLICDLAAAHFGYTDRHELRLTNAGTVVPEDEFRRTMRALKCETDADCVYGADCQTSCDVTEKRCREEPVQPNLAKACSTLKDYLLRGAPSALREELERQLYACMALKGNAGQMNMEHSLILNNLKALLWRQISHTKDS, from the exons ATGGCGAAGGGTCTATTTCCACGGGCCTGGGTGAAAAAGTCATTCTACTTCCAG GCTCGGATCTCTTTTGTCCGGGTGAAGTACCTGTTCCTCACATGGCTGACTGTGCTGGTGGGGAGCTGGGTGCTCTACGTGCAATATTCCGCCTACACAGAGCTATGCAGAGGACACGAGTGCAAGAACGCAATT TGTGATAAATACAGGAGAGGAATCATTGATGGCTCTGCCTGCCGTAGTCTGTGTGATAAAGAAACACTCTACATGAGCAGGTGTCTGTCAACACAGCCAAACAACCAG GTGTATACAGGAAGCTGGGGAGACCATGATGGGATTATTCGCTGTAAATTGGGGGAAGTTGTGCACTATGAGCTGGGTGAGGAGCTGGAGCCACGGAGGGAGGCCCCTGTGTTTGACAAGCCTACCAGAGGCACATCAGTGGAGAAGTTCAGAGAGATGGTCTTTAATCACCTCAAG TCCAAGCTTGGAGAGCAGGCTAACCTTGCCAGCCTGGTCAGCCAGATCCTCTCTGTAGCCGATGGCAACAAAGACGGCCGGGTGTCACTGCCAGAAGCCCGCTCTACATGGGCTCTCCTGCAGATGGACGAG GTGCTGCTTGGCCTGCTGCTCCAGGACCGTGGACACACTCCTCGCCTCCTGGGCTACTGCGGGGACCTCTACATGACCGAGCGCGTCCCCTACGGTCCCCTCTACGGTCTGTCTCTACCCTGGCCGCTTGTATCTTGGGTGCCTAGTGGAGTACAGCGCACTATTGACCAGTGGTTCACCCCCTCCTGGCCTCGCAAAGCTAAGATCTCCATGGGCCTgctggagctggtggaggacaTCTTCCACGGCACCTACGGCAGCTTTCTGATCTGCGACCTGGCAGCGGCGCACTTTGGTTACACTGACCGCCATGAGCTCCGCCTTACTAACGCTGGAACGGTGGTTCCTGAGGACGAGTTCAGACGCACCATGCGAGCACTTAAGTGTGAGACAGATGCTGACTGTGTGTACGGGGCGGACTGCCAGACGTCCTGTGACGTGACGGAGAAGCGGTGCAGGGAGGAGCCGGTCCAGCCAAATTTGGCAAAAGCATGCAGCACACTGAAGGATTACCTCCTGCGCGGGGCACCGTCGGCACTGAGAGAGGAGCTGGAGAGGCAGCTGTACGCCTGCATGGCTCTTAAGGGTAATGCTGGACAGATGAACATGGAGCACTCACTTATCCTCAATAACCTGAAAGCTCTGCTGTGGAGACAGATCTCACACACCAAGGACTCGTGA